The following coding sequences lie in one Oncorhynchus nerka isolate Pitt River linkage group LG14, Oner_Uvic_2.0, whole genome shotgun sequence genomic window:
- the LOC135575151 gene encoding uncharacterized protein LOC135575151 isoform X6 — MGGYLVNCSTEKANALYFSRSSLCSLSVLTLVAVVFMVPMKDRSEDVLSFLNGALDVAPATQSTSGKIKGPENTFSKPAPTPEISNVTQTENSACLTDVVDSEARSKEKCNSDDLTDAERSESNSAESREDYDDSQGSNTKMTQTVTDDSSSDETDSSPPSDVRKYKQPPGRRTINPDHVDSMQTTTRQDPTNGSEELDRETQRDPTVGRERTSRVLIDLNSEEDVMVGCQGTVCVPGEQGTTVNGGENDENTSLNSRDIQSQEVTGTATEQALRRDSCRGVVNGVLDTAREQQDLDSMEHVNGTDEAKSRGSSGFYSTMIPNYGFTKIHSRIL, encoded by the exons atggggggatacctagtcaactGTTCAACTGAAAAGGCCAATGCTCTTTATTTTTCTCGTAGCTCCCTGTGTTCTCTGTCAGTTCTGACGCTAGTGGCTGTTGTGTTCATGGTACCAATGAAAG ACAGAAGTGAGGATGTGTTAAGCTTTTTGAATG GTGCCCTTGATGTTGCTCCCGCTACTCAAAGCACCTCAGGAAAAATCAAAG GTCCTGAGAACACCTTTAGTAAACCAGCTCCAACCCCAG AAATCTCAAATGTTACGCAGACTGAAAACTCTGCTTGTTTAACAG ATGTTGTAGACTCAGAGGCCAGATCCAAAGAGAAATGCAACTCCGATGATCTTACAG ATGCAGAACGATCTGAAAGTAACTCAGCAGAAAGCAGAG aGGATTATGATGACTCTCAGGGATCTAATACAAAGATGACACAAACTG TGACAGATGACAGTAGCAGCGACGAGACTGACAGTTCTCCTCCAAGTGATGTGAGAAAATACAAACAACCTCCAGGAAGGAGAACCATAAACCCAGACCATGTCGACAGCATGCAGACAACCACCAGGCAGGATCCAACCAATGGGAGCGAGGAGCTGGATAGAGAGACTCAGAGGGACcccacagtggggagagagagaaccagcagAGTGCTCATTgatctcaacagtgaagaggatgTGATGGTGGGCTGTCAGGGTACTGTCTGTGTGCCCGGAGAGCAGGGGACTACAGTCAATGGAGGTGAAAATGATGAGAATACAAGTCTAAACAGTAGAGATATCCAAAGCCAAGAGGTCACAGGCACAGCCACGGAGCAGGCCCTACGTAGGGATAGTTGTAGGGGTGTAGTGAATGGAGTGTTGGACACAGCCAGAGAACAGCAGGACTTGGACAGTATGGAGCATGTCAATGGTACTGATGAAGCCAAGAGTAGAGGTTCATCTGGCTTCTATTCTACCATGATTCCAAACTACGGCTTTACAAAGATCCACAGCAGAATTCTTTAA